In a single window of the Allobranchiibius huperziae genome:
- a CDS encoding alpha-(1->3)-arabinofuranosyltransferase domain-containing protein, whose translation MLRTVKRSDLRYAVSVAALLLVLALVVFLNGYGHFYTDIKPEVYLAPWSMVRQYLSSWTGTPYLGAPNFNVGLVPVLGVLAPLRAIGLSAGTTYRIFHFALWALTAWGASRLLRSISPRADRWAGLAAGVLYVANPYTIQAGSTLAIALPMALLPWMMLVFVRALREPRAWRWPAVFGLVFFAMSGMNVAVVPILQLFALLPLMVFARRSWQIGWGDILRVLLKCALFVIGVSIYWLVPAAAALSTGSQIVDSSETITGIAKVGSFPEVLRGLGLWPLYGHDANGPWEGQYASYLTSPYIIVLTALWPVLGLLALRWCRGLLRGLVIGLAAVAAIIEVGAFPAQAAPASPFGHVVVGFLQLPGMAAFRTTNKIGALLALGFALALGFAARRVWRKIAHLDFWAPLAAVLAVILVTGWVSPALTNRLYLSPMDIPDYWHQAASAIDKGDSNASVLFLPGQTRPSYRWTVQRPDDVANSLFRRDVIIPETTPNASAPGANYLTALNDTLQNGVVPPAAMSAYARYLGADTILLRHDIDWEDAGGARPSTTAKVLASDPGLFGVHNYGFDGEYTEGPGTNPEAYGEDQLPPLQQYAVVDPLDSVRAERTDNSLVVAGDGSGIAQLSAAGLLSAAPSFQYAQDISARNMTSVLGGEHRLIITDTNARRAAITNRLSNGEGPLLTAAQTPASTRALGTDTDDQTVMVPSGAQVSATSEGGTFFDLPYAAPQNALDGDPSTAWLFGDFGRAKGQSLTVTEPTPIPLGTIRIKQADVGRSKIDRLTVTAGGRSVTQRMPDTGYASFAMGNTPAGSVKVTVDSERGGGYNLVGISDIKMPGPLAVRTARTPTTFSNQYAQLDAAGRAEFDRTPLSVLLTRLQGTASTADDEETGLRRIVALPDARTFTTAADVRVDGPLEPVYDRVAGYSADVQATSSRFYFDNPAQRASQAADTGTNAASTAWVPGNGVRNSWWQIAGPTRSVDSVSIRQSPATGDRTTGATRTQWATSAVVTVDGKRVATTALTEDGTTDVTFPRVTGRTVRITFTGATSPPQGLPARFPSIDTGISMRMSSAGPLDQVDGSGARCLTVATIDGQPIRMRPTTSVLAGPSDEGTRWTGCARTSLQAGSRRIEQAPGFTLDSVALTDTRTPTAAVPAAPTVTHVHNSASAKSLKVRSSGAFAVVISQSYDPRWHATANGRDLGKPVVLDGYSVGWKLPSGGTYDIRIRYGPQRASNVALAVSGLVLLAAILLATGLWRPVRRRLQAARAGESDDDEPATDTAGTLVAADRDPTLVRRWHAPWGRGREPVQAAHDDVRSSAPASADGVPHGDAGPWPGPMSRVGVEIALVLAATFFLGYAGLVTALVLVAVLRWAPLPSEWLITAGVALVGASVVLYLIVLWAKGLIGQVSADAVAVSLWPHYLGAAGLLVALTGALRDYLPPPTPTRTPHDPAQDKEPEFTGGHQH comes from the coding sequence ATGTTGCGCACCGTCAAACGGTCGGACCTGAGGTACGCCGTTTCCGTCGCGGCGCTGCTGCTGGTGCTGGCGCTCGTGGTCTTCCTCAACGGATACGGCCACTTTTACACCGACATCAAACCCGAGGTGTACCTCGCGCCGTGGTCGATGGTGCGGCAGTACCTCTCCTCCTGGACCGGCACGCCGTACCTGGGGGCACCCAACTTCAACGTCGGCCTCGTCCCGGTGCTCGGGGTGCTGGCGCCGTTGCGGGCGATCGGTCTGAGCGCGGGCACGACCTACCGGATCTTCCACTTCGCGTTGTGGGCGCTCACGGCGTGGGGCGCCAGCCGGCTGCTGCGGTCGATCTCACCACGCGCGGACCGGTGGGCGGGGCTCGCCGCGGGTGTCCTCTACGTCGCGAACCCGTACACGATCCAGGCCGGTTCGACGCTGGCGATCGCGCTGCCGATGGCCCTGCTGCCCTGGATGATGCTGGTCTTCGTCCGCGCGCTGCGCGAACCGCGGGCATGGCGCTGGCCGGCCGTCTTCGGGCTGGTCTTCTTCGCGATGAGCGGGATGAACGTCGCCGTCGTGCCGATCCTGCAGTTGTTCGCGCTGCTCCCGCTGATGGTGTTCGCCCGGCGCAGCTGGCAGATCGGCTGGGGCGACATCCTGCGGGTGCTGCTCAAGTGCGCGCTCTTCGTCATCGGGGTGTCGATCTACTGGCTGGTGCCGGCCGCCGCCGCCCTGTCCACCGGGTCCCAGATCGTCGACAGCTCCGAGACCATCACCGGCATCGCCAAGGTCGGGTCGTTCCCGGAGGTGCTGCGCGGCCTCGGGCTGTGGCCGCTCTACGGGCACGACGCCAACGGACCGTGGGAGGGCCAGTACGCGTCGTACCTGACCAGCCCGTACATCATCGTGTTGACCGCACTGTGGCCCGTGCTCGGCCTGTTGGCGCTGCGCTGGTGCCGCGGTCTGCTGCGCGGGCTGGTGATCGGTCTCGCGGCCGTCGCAGCGATCATCGAGGTCGGGGCGTTCCCCGCGCAGGCTGCTCCCGCCTCGCCGTTCGGGCATGTCGTCGTCGGCTTCCTGCAACTGCCCGGCATGGCGGCGTTCCGCACGACCAACAAGATCGGTGCCCTGCTCGCGCTGGGATTCGCGCTGGCGCTCGGCTTCGCGGCGCGGAGGGTCTGGCGCAAGATCGCGCACCTGGACTTCTGGGCGCCACTGGCCGCTGTGCTGGCCGTCATCCTGGTCACCGGCTGGGTCTCACCGGCGCTCACCAACCGGCTCTACCTGTCTCCGATGGACATCCCGGACTACTGGCACCAGGCCGCGTCCGCTATCGACAAGGGCGACTCGAACGCCTCGGTGCTGTTCCTGCCGGGGCAGACCCGGCCGTCGTACCGATGGACCGTGCAACGTCCCGACGACGTGGCCAACTCCCTCTTCCGCCGTGACGTGATCATCCCGGAGACCACACCCAACGCGTCCGCGCCCGGCGCCAACTACCTCACCGCGCTCAACGACACCCTGCAGAACGGCGTGGTGCCTCCCGCAGCCATGTCCGCGTATGCGCGCTACCTCGGCGCGGACACGATCCTGCTGCGCCACGACATCGACTGGGAGGACGCCGGCGGTGCCCGCCCCTCGACGACGGCCAAGGTGCTGGCGTCCGACCCCGGGCTCTTCGGCGTGCACAACTACGGCTTCGACGGCGAGTACACCGAAGGCCCCGGCACCAACCCCGAGGCGTACGGCGAGGACCAGCTGCCGCCGCTGCAGCAGTACGCCGTCGTCGATCCGCTGGACTCGGTGCGGGCCGAACGCACCGACAACTCGCTGGTCGTCGCCGGCGACGGATCCGGGATCGCGCAGCTCTCCGCGGCCGGGCTGCTGAGCGCCGCACCGTCGTTCCAGTACGCCCAGGACATCTCTGCGCGCAACATGACCTCCGTGCTCGGCGGTGAGCACCGGCTGATCATCACCGACACCAACGCGCGACGCGCCGCCATCACCAACCGGCTGAGCAACGGGGAGGGTCCGCTCCTCACGGCCGCGCAGACGCCGGCGAGCACCCGTGCCCTGGGCACGGACACCGACGACCAGACCGTGATGGTGCCCTCGGGCGCGCAGGTCAGCGCGACGTCCGAGGGTGGGACGTTCTTCGACCTGCCGTACGCCGCCCCACAGAACGCACTCGACGGCGACCCGTCCACCGCGTGGCTTTTCGGTGACTTCGGACGCGCGAAGGGCCAGAGCCTCACCGTCACCGAACCCACCCCGATCCCGCTCGGCACCATCCGCATCAAGCAGGCCGATGTGGGCCGCTCGAAGATCGACCGACTCACGGTGACCGCGGGCGGTCGCTCGGTGACCCAGCGGATGCCGGACACCGGCTACGCGTCGTTCGCCATGGGCAACACGCCGGCCGGCAGCGTCAAGGTCACGGTCGACTCCGAGCGCGGCGGAGGCTACAACCTCGTCGGTATCTCCGACATCAAGATGCCCGGGCCGCTCGCCGTCCGCACCGCGCGCACCCCGACGACCTTCTCCAACCAGTACGCGCAGCTCGACGCGGCCGGGCGGGCAGAGTTCGACCGGACGCCCCTCTCGGTGCTGCTGACCCGCCTGCAGGGCACCGCGTCGACGGCCGACGACGAGGAGACCGGCCTGCGCCGGATCGTCGCCCTCCCGGACGCGCGCACCTTCACCACCGCGGCCGACGTACGGGTCGACGGGCCGCTGGAGCCGGTGTACGACCGGGTCGCCGGCTACTCCGCCGACGTGCAGGCGACCTCCTCCCGGTTCTACTTCGACAATCCTGCCCAGCGGGCATCTCAAGCCGCCGACACCGGCACGAACGCGGCGAGTACGGCGTGGGTGCCGGGCAACGGCGTGCGTAACTCGTGGTGGCAGATCGCCGGACCCACCCGCTCGGTGGACTCCGTCTCGATCCGGCAGAGCCCGGCGACCGGCGACCGCACCACGGGTGCGACACGCACCCAGTGGGCCACCTCCGCGGTCGTCACCGTGGACGGCAAGCGTGTCGCCACCACCGCGCTCACCGAGGACGGCACCACGGACGTCACCTTCCCGCGGGTGACCGGCCGGACGGTTCGCATCACCTTCACCGGCGCGACGTCCCCGCCGCAGGGCCTGCCGGCACGCTTCCCCAGCATCGACACGGGCATCTCGATGCGCATGAGCAGCGCCGGCCCGCTCGACCAGGTCGACGGCAGCGGGGCGCGCTGCCTCACGGTGGCCACCATCGACGGCCAGCCGATCCGGATGCGGCCCACGACGTCCGTCCTCGCCGGTCCCTCCGACGAGGGGACCCGGTGGACCGGCTGCGCGCGGACCTCGCTGCAGGCCGGCTCCCGGCGGATCGAGCAGGCGCCCGGATTCACGCTCGACTCGGTCGCGCTGACCGACACCCGCACGCCCACCGCTGCGGTCCCCGCAGCGCCCACGGTCACCCACGTGCACAACTCCGCCTCCGCCAAGTCACTGAAGGTGCGCTCCAGCGGGGCGTTCGCGGTGGTCATCAGCCAGAGCTACGACCCGCGGTGGCACGCCACGGCCAACGGCCGCGACCTCGGGAAGCCCGTGGTCCTGGACGGGTACTCGGTCGGCTGGAAGCTGCCGTCCGGCGGCACCTACGACATCCGGATCCGCTACGGCCCGCAGCGCGCCTCGAACGTGGCCCTCGCGGTGTCGGGGCTGGTGCTGTTGGCAGCGATCCTGCTCGCGACGGGCCTCTGGCGCCCCGTACGGCGCCGCCTCCAGGCGGCGCGCGCGGGCGAGTCGGACGACGACGAGCCCGCCACCGACACCGCAGGGACCCTTGTTGCGGCAGACCGGGATCCCACGCTGGTACGTCGGTGGCATGCGCCCTGGGGGCGAGGTCGGGAACCCGTCCAGGCAGCGCACGACGATGTCCGCTCGAGCGCTCCCGCGAGCGCGGACGGCGTGCCGCACGGCGATGCCGGGCCGTGGCCCGGCCCGATGAGCCGGGTCGGTGTCGAGATCGCGCTGGTGCTTGCGGCCACCTTCTTCCTGGGGTACGCCGGTCTGGTCACCGCCCTGGTGCTGGTCGCGGTGCTGCGCTGGGCCCCGTTGCCCTCCGAGTGGCTCATCACCGCCGGAGTGGCGCTGGTCGGAGCGTCCGTGGTGCTGTATCTGATCGTGCTGTGGGCCAAGGGGCTCATCGGTCAGGTGAGCGCCGACGCCGTCGCGGTCAGTCTCTGGCCGCACTACCTCGGTGCGGCCGGGCTGCTCGTCGCGCTCACCGGTGCGTTGCGGGACTACCTGCCGCCGCCGACACCTACCCGCACACCCCACGACCCAGCCCAGGACAAGGAACCGGAGTTCACCGGTGGACACCAGCACTGA
- a CDS encoding oligosaccharide flippase family protein, with translation MTIDASTPDDGRDAQRSVRPATGAGAVLGALLGIAMGVSNALGYLLVLMLSRTLGPEDFGGYSALSTFGVLLAIPAGAFQVVIARRIAGSARHEVTTGLRLASGVSVALFAATSLLSPALRDVFHLSSAWSAVLMGSMLVPMTLTGCFQGILLGSHRLRALSALYVVTAVTRLIAALVATIEGFSVVEVFAAMLLAAVATALVGAALCRAELRGIAGGGHGLAAEMLRSNSTLAALTALTSIDVLLARHYLSQHNSGGYALASTFGRAICWGTQFIALIVVPRMRGAGATRTLLKASGLVLGIGLVGLAVVSISPSFWVRVAGGGQYADYGHVAQACVVLGIAWALAQIWLFSEMGAGEHLLGALTWGAVVVEALAVTLRWHDSAVQIVTVCTVCAMAIAVAGLVRVLLRHQRRLPPLDEESVVLTADRAGA, from the coding sequence GTGACGATCGATGCCAGCACGCCCGACGACGGGCGGGATGCGCAGCGGTCGGTGCGGCCGGCCACCGGGGCGGGCGCCGTGCTGGGCGCTCTGCTCGGCATCGCGATGGGCGTCTCGAACGCTCTCGGCTATCTGCTGGTCCTGATGCTCTCGCGCACCCTGGGTCCGGAGGATTTCGGCGGATACTCGGCGCTCAGCACCTTCGGCGTACTGCTGGCGATCCCGGCCGGTGCGTTCCAGGTCGTCATCGCCCGCCGGATCGCCGGTAGCGCGCGGCACGAGGTCACGACAGGACTGCGTCTCGCGTCCGGCGTGTCGGTCGCGCTGTTCGCCGCGACATCGCTGCTCTCCCCCGCGCTGCGCGATGTCTTCCACCTCAGCTCGGCGTGGTCCGCGGTGCTGATGGGATCGATGCTCGTGCCCATGACGCTGACGGGGTGCTTCCAGGGCATCCTGCTCGGCAGCCATCGGCTGCGTGCACTGTCTGCGCTCTACGTCGTGACCGCCGTGACGCGGCTGATCGCCGCCCTGGTCGCGACGATCGAGGGCTTCTCGGTCGTGGAGGTCTTCGCCGCCATGTTGCTGGCCGCGGTCGCCACCGCCCTCGTCGGCGCGGCGCTCTGTCGCGCCGAGCTGCGCGGCATCGCGGGCGGCGGGCACGGCCTGGCCGCGGAGATGCTGCGCTCCAACTCGACCCTGGCGGCACTCACGGCCCTCACCAGCATCGATGTGCTCCTGGCCCGGCACTACCTGTCGCAGCACAACTCCGGCGGGTACGCGCTGGCATCGACCTTCGGTCGGGCGATCTGCTGGGGCACTCAGTTCATCGCGCTCATCGTGGTGCCCCGGATGCGCGGCGCCGGCGCCACGCGCACGCTTCTGAAAGCCAGTGGGCTCGTGCTCGGGATCGGCCTGGTGGGCCTCGCGGTCGTCAGCATCAGCCCGTCGTTCTGGGTGCGCGTCGCAGGCGGCGGCCAGTACGCCGATTACGGGCACGTCGCGCAGGCCTGCGTCGTGCTCGGGATCGCCTGGGCGCTGGCGCAGATCTGGCTCTTCTCCGAGATGGGCGCCGGGGAGCACCTACTCGGCGCGCTCACCTGGGGCGCCGTGGTGGTCGAGGCGCTGGCCGTCACCCTGCGCTGGCACGACAGCGCCGTGCAGATCGTCACGGTCTGCACGGTGTGCGCCATGGCAATCGCCGTCGCGGGACTGGTGCGGGTGCTGCTGCGCCATCAGAGGCGACTGCCGCCCCTGGACGAGGAGTCCGTGGTCCTGACCGCCGATCGCGCGGGAGCCTGA
- a CDS encoding class I SAM-dependent methyltransferase, with translation MDTTAFFTQLKHAFPGEPQDTDPVDPRWAQIAQDVTGFTGPNELAVLNVAASVLPEDESYLEVGTFKGRSLCAAVQGNASKDFFVMENFLEFGMEGQEARAELEDNLERYAGDAAVHLLEGDCFRLMAQLGTVTKPVGVYFYDGEHTLLAHYLALAVAEPLLADEALVLVDDASWPVVQRAHRLFLRRHPGWTIAATWDAAHADDPRWSNGLHALVFKRTAAAAHGLSRSDEALRVYQTQVQDKLNTGLWKAAGVFPGPLKAVAKVVLGRSRAIGGKDS, from the coding sequence ATGGACACCACCGCGTTCTTCACCCAGCTCAAGCACGCCTTCCCCGGCGAACCCCAGGACACCGACCCGGTCGACCCCCGGTGGGCGCAGATCGCTCAGGACGTGACCGGGTTCACGGGGCCGAACGAGCTGGCGGTGCTCAACGTCGCGGCATCCGTCCTCCCGGAGGACGAGTCCTACCTCGAGGTCGGCACCTTCAAGGGCCGGTCGTTGTGCGCGGCGGTGCAGGGCAACGCCTCCAAGGACTTCTTCGTGATGGAGAACTTCCTGGAGTTCGGGATGGAGGGGCAGGAGGCTCGCGCCGAGCTGGAGGACAACCTCGAGCGTTACGCCGGGGACGCGGCGGTGCATCTGTTGGAGGGCGACTGCTTCCGACTGATGGCGCAGCTCGGCACGGTCACCAAGCCGGTCGGGGTCTACTTCTACGACGGCGAGCACACGCTCCTGGCGCACTATCTCGCCCTCGCGGTGGCCGAGCCGCTGCTGGCTGACGAGGCCCTCGTGCTGGTCGACGACGCGAGCTGGCCGGTGGTCCAGCGGGCGCATCGTCTGTTCCTGCGCCGTCACCCGGGCTGGACGATCGCTGCGACCTGGGATGCCGCGCACGCGGACGATCCCCGCTGGTCCAACGGTCTCCATGCCCTGGTGTTCAAGCGCACCGCCGCCGCAGCGCACGGCCTGTCCCGGTCCGACGAGGCCCTGCGCGTCTATCAGACGCAGGTGCAGGACAAGCTCAACACGGGGCTGTGGAAGGCGGCCGGCGTCTTCCCCGGACCGCTCAAGGCAGTGGCGAAGGTCGTGCTCGGACGATCCCGCGCCATCGGCGGCAAGGACAGCTGA
- a CDS encoding acyltransferase family protein produces MAALADSRVARTVRAAVSTDLDRRGRGYRRAIDGYRGLFILLVVAYHFGVTELVGGWIGINHFFVFSGFLIATMLIKERERTGCLDAWAFYVRRARRIVPAMTVLVLAVLAHTALDGSESHRARTAGDAFATATFWLNWRLIARNDQYFDLFDAPSPLRHVWTLAVEEQFYLFVPALIGLLYLVSRRKMVRAVVVAALAVLGALWTAYLVGTSTATFSRLYYGTDVRSQALLVGVAVAFLHTKVRGVRRREIPRGIANTFGIIGTIASVSAFFVLGDASVWVFRDGGLLVFAILAALMGVSALDTRDLLINRIVGNRVLVHFGQISYGMYLYHWPISLWLHVPHAPVAVQGAVQFLVTWCVSVASYRLLEIPVMQYGFGALIRRGRTWAGPAVAASVAVLALVAQFVLPTADASTWDGTPLDPGVTYAAPAQPVKVAIVGDSIPASIADGFVGARYPRFDLLRYAAYGGCDFTPMTVVLGSKVIAEDPHCPSWRQQWPGQVRSAGADVVLAPAGLAFTLPLQIDGRKAPPRSPQVRSAVLGSLDALLVSYGRTGARELDVMNVPCRVLHPETLPVSAQQNLGSAPIVLDTTWINAVIAGWVAHHQARGVHLLDLSSRLCATGYHPVMNGTTLYQDGVHFTQGGAQLIWSWLAPAIVDDLRRPQAS; encoded by the coding sequence ATGGCTGCCCTGGCCGACTCCCGCGTGGCGCGCACCGTCCGCGCTGCCGTGAGCACAGACCTGGATCGGCGCGGCCGTGGCTACCGGCGGGCGATCGACGGATACCGCGGCCTGTTCATCCTGCTCGTCGTCGCCTACCACTTCGGCGTCACCGAGCTGGTCGGCGGCTGGATCGGCATCAACCACTTCTTCGTCTTCTCCGGCTTCCTGATCGCCACGATGCTGATCAAGGAGCGGGAGCGCACGGGCTGTCTCGATGCGTGGGCGTTCTATGTCCGCCGCGCGCGGCGCATCGTGCCGGCCATGACCGTCCTGGTCCTGGCCGTGCTCGCGCACACCGCGCTCGACGGGAGCGAATCCCACCGGGCGCGGACGGCCGGAGACGCGTTCGCCACGGCCACCTTCTGGCTGAACTGGCGTCTCATCGCCCGCAACGACCAGTACTTCGACCTCTTCGACGCACCCTCGCCGCTGCGGCACGTCTGGACGCTCGCCGTGGAGGAGCAGTTCTACCTCTTCGTCCCGGCTCTGATCGGGCTCCTCTATCTGGTCTCGCGCCGCAAGATGGTGCGGGCCGTCGTCGTCGCCGCCCTCGCCGTCCTCGGCGCCCTATGGACGGCGTATCTGGTCGGCACGTCGACGGCGACTTTCAGCCGCCTCTACTACGGCACGGACGTGCGATCGCAGGCGCTCTTGGTCGGCGTCGCCGTCGCGTTCCTGCACACCAAGGTGCGCGGCGTACGCCGTCGCGAGATCCCGCGCGGCATCGCCAACACCTTCGGCATCATCGGGACGATCGCCTCGGTGTCGGCCTTCTTCGTGCTCGGCGACGCCAGCGTGTGGGTGTTCCGCGACGGCGGCCTCCTCGTCTTCGCGATCCTCGCGGCACTCATGGGCGTGAGCGCACTGGACACCAGGGACCTGCTGATCAACCGCATCGTGGGCAACCGGGTGCTCGTGCACTTCGGCCAGATCTCCTACGGCATGTACCTCTACCACTGGCCGATCAGCCTGTGGCTGCACGTCCCGCACGCCCCCGTCGCCGTGCAGGGCGCCGTGCAGTTCCTGGTCACCTGGTGCGTCTCGGTCGCCTCCTACCGGCTGCTGGAGATCCCGGTGATGCAGTACGGATTCGGCGCGTTGATCCGCCGCGGTCGTACCTGGGCGGGTCCTGCGGTCGCTGCCTCCGTCGCCGTCCTGGCACTGGTCGCCCAGTTCGTCCTGCCGACCGCCGACGCCTCGACCTGGGACGGCACCCCGCTGGACCCGGGGGTGACCTACGCGGCCCCTGCACAGCCGGTCAAGGTGGCCATCGTCGGCGACTCCATCCCCGCCTCCATCGCCGACGGTTTCGTCGGTGCGCGATATCCACGCTTCGACCTGCTGCGCTACGCCGCGTACGGCGGGTGCGACTTCACCCCGATGACCGTGGTGCTCGGCAGCAAGGTCATCGCCGAGGATCCGCACTGCCCGTCGTGGCGTCAGCAGTGGCCCGGCCAGGTCCGGTCCGCGGGAGCCGATGTCGTGCTGGCGCCGGCAGGACTCGCCTTCACGCTGCCGCTGCAGATCGACGGCCGGAAGGCGCCGCCCCGATCGCCTCAGGTACGCAGCGCCGTGCTGGGCAGTCTCGACGCGCTGCTCGTGTCCTACGGGCGGACGGGCGCGCGGGAGTTGGACGTGATGAACGTGCCGTGCCGCGTGCTGCACCCGGAGACACTGCCGGTGTCGGCGCAACAGAATCTCGGCAGCGCGCCGATCGTGCTGGACACGACGTGGATCAACGCCGTGATCGCCGGATGGGTCGCCCACCACCAGGCCCGGGGCGTGCACCTGCTGGACCTCAGCTCCCGACTGTGCGCCACCGGCTACCACCCGGTGATGAACGGGACCACGCTCTACCAGGACGGTGTCCACTTCACCCAGGGTGGAGCACAACTGATCTGGAGCTGGCTGGCTCCGGCGATCGTCGACGATCTGCGCAGACCTCAGGCATCATGA
- a CDS encoding acyltransferase family protein yields MPRRTLYRYSPALDGVRGTAMVLFMAFHFGATFLQGAWVGINLFFVLSAYLITRLLIEERARFGRLDVLGFYRRRARRLLPGLVLLLVALGVYGTFIAPDEVRTPLRGDILATLFYVQNWHLILRHDQYFGVFNPSFLRHAWTLSVEEQFYLFVPLVVLALVRWARRREVQAAVLLVLALVSAVWTAHIGVATEAAQTHAYYGTDTRAQALCVGAALAFATGLRRHRSEQVRLSAPLVAVLGWGGLAAMIYAYPGVSSFQPFMYDDGGILLFALASAALVLACADGRRSLLRTVLGWRPFAYLGRISYGLYLWHWPVLLWLQRAHPGIGTAPTLLFGMSLTLALAAASYRFIERPVLRGGVRALIPSLRTARAVVAGALAAVVVLAFTAGAAPASGDGPVPMLVPGTPTYRPAATPTRVAIFGDSVPDLLVQQKRPGTYPDLRLTNLASPGCDLVDARYADRAVSVQPAQCTTTKRDLQTLLRRSGASELVVFGGLTLALPHAGPGGGAVGLDDASYRTSIDAALTAYRTAALAAGVRSVSVVTVPCREPDVSRWPTDFKPWFEHSQQTARQVTDPVALNALITEWAARNGAHVIDLYGALCGHGFQPELNGTTLYRDQVHFTSAAAPMIWTWLAPRIRAAAGASGTGA; encoded by the coding sequence ATGCCCCGCCGCACCCTCTATCGCTACTCGCCCGCCCTCGACGGGGTCCGCGGCACGGCGATGGTGCTCTTCATGGCGTTCCACTTCGGGGCGACGTTCCTGCAGGGCGCGTGGGTCGGGATCAATCTCTTCTTCGTGCTGTCGGCCTACCTGATCACCCGGTTGCTCATCGAGGAGCGGGCGCGGTTCGGGCGGTTGGATGTGCTGGGCTTCTATCGGCGCAGGGCACGGCGGCTGTTGCCCGGCCTCGTCCTGCTGCTGGTCGCCCTCGGGGTCTACGGCACGTTCATCGCGCCCGACGAGGTACGCACGCCGTTACGCGGCGACATCCTGGCCACCCTGTTCTACGTCCAGAACTGGCACCTGATCCTGCGACACGACCAGTACTTCGGGGTGTTCAACCCCTCCTTCCTGCGACACGCGTGGACCCTGTCGGTCGAGGAGCAGTTCTACCTCTTCGTGCCGCTGGTGGTGCTCGCGCTGGTGCGATGGGCACGCCGTCGCGAGGTGCAGGCCGCGGTGCTGCTCGTGCTCGCACTGGTGAGCGCGGTGTGGACGGCCCACATCGGCGTGGCCACCGAGGCGGCCCAGACCCACGCCTACTACGGCACCGACACCCGCGCCCAGGCGCTCTGCGTCGGAGCAGCTCTCGCGTTCGCGACGGGGCTACGCCGTCACCGGTCCGAACAGGTGCGGCTGTCCGCGCCCCTGGTCGCGGTGCTCGGGTGGGGCGGTCTCGCGGCGATGATCTACGCCTACCCCGGCGTCTCCTCCTTCCAGCCCTTCATGTACGACGACGGCGGCATCCTGCTCTTCGCGCTGGCATCCGCCGCCCTGGTCCTGGCCTGCGCGGACGGAAGGCGCTCCCTGCTGCGCACCGTGCTCGGTTGGCGGCCGTTCGCCTACCTGGGGCGCATCTCCTACGGGCTCTACCTGTGGCACTGGCCGGTGCTGCTGTGGTTGCAGCGGGCTCATCCCGGGATCGGCACCGCACCGACTCTGCTGTTCGGGATGTCCCTGACGCTCGCGCTGGCCGCAGCGTCGTACCGGTTCATCGAGCGCCCGGTGCTCCGCGGCGGGGTGCGAGCGCTGATCCCGTCCCTGCGCACCGCACGCGCGGTGGTCGCCGGTGCCCTGGCCGCGGTCGTGGTGCTGGCGTTCACCGCGGGCGCCGCACCTGCCTCCGGCGACGGACCGGTGCCGATGCTGGTGCCCGGCACCCCGACGTACCGACCGGCCGCCACACCGACCAGGGTCGCGATCTTCGGCGACTCGGTGCCCGATCTGCTGGTGCAGCAGAAGCGTCCGGGCACCTACCCGGATCTGCGACTCACGAACCTGGCCTCGCCGGGATGCGACCTGGTGGACGCGCGCTACGCCGACCGGGCCGTCTCGGTCCAGCCCGCGCAATGCACCACCACGAAGCGTGACCTGCAGACGTTGCTGCGGCGATCGGGCGCCTCCGAGCTCGTCGTCTTCGGTGGCCTGACGCTGGCCCTTCCGCACGCCGGGCCGGGCGGAGGCGCCGTCGGCCTGGACGACGCGTCCTACCGCACCTCGATCGATGCCGCGCTGACCGCCTACCGGACCGCGGCGCTCGCCGCGGGCGTGCGCTCCGTCAGCGTGGTGACGGTCCCGTGCCGGGAGCCGGACGTCAGCCGGTGGCCCACCGACTTCAAGCCCTGGTTCGAGCACTCCCAGCAGACCGCGCGGCAGGTGACCGACCCCGTCGCGCTCAACGCGCTGATCACCGAGTGGGCCGCCCGCAACGGTGCCCACGTCATCGACCTGTACGGCGCGTTGTGCGGCCACGGCTTCCAGCCGGAGCTCAACGGCACGACGCTCTACCGGGATCAGGTGCACTTCACGTCGGCCGCGGCGCCGATGATCTGGACCTGGCTCGCACCGCGGATCCGCGCGGCAGCCGGCGCGTCCGGGACCGGTGCGTAG